The Salvelinus alpinus chromosome 14, SLU_Salpinus.1, whole genome shotgun sequence genomic sequence tgccaccctcgtgcttcaagtttgggatggtgttcttcggcttgcaagcatccccttttttcctccaaacataacaatggtcattatggccaaacagttctacttttgtttcatcagaccagaggacatttctccaaaaagtacgatctttgtccccatgtgcagttgcaaaccgtagtctggctttttttatggcggttttggagcagtggcttcttccttgctgaggggcCTTATGTCAATAtagtcaggttatgttgatatagaactcatttttactgtggatagatacttttgtacctgtttcctccagcatcttcacaaggtcctttgcttttgttctgggattgatttgcacatttcgcaccaaagtacgttaatctctaggagacagaacgggtctccttcctgagcggtatgacggctgcgtggtcccaatacttgcgtactattgtttgtacagatgaatgtggtaccttcaggtgtttggaaattgctcccaaggatgaaccagactggtGGCGgtctaaaaaaaaatctgaggtcttgactgatttcttttgattttcccatgatttcaagcaaagaggcactgagtttgaaggtaggttttgaaatacatccacaggtacaccttcaattgactcaaatgatgtcaattagcctatcagaagcttctaaagccatgacataatctggaattttccaagctgtttataggcagtcaatttagtgtatgtaaacttctgacccactggaattgtgatagtgaaataatctgtggaCAATTGTGTCATgaaaaaagtagatgtcctaaccgacttgccaaaactatagtttgttaataagaaatgtgtggagtggttgaaaaacaagttttaatgactccaaactaagggtatgtaaacttccgacttcaactgtatatatagagaagacagacaacaaaaatactatTCTTGTATACAGCCTCAATGGCTATGTGTAGTTTGTTTTTTAAGTTATCATGACAATGCTAGCTGagtcgttccaccaattcagtgccttttgagaagtgtaacgtcacctaattttaacatgaTCATAAGAGCACATGCATGTTCAATTTTTTTTTGCTCCCCATTTCAAGGGGTTAAATAAAAGACTATAgtaatcttaaatcagccatgaaaATGGAAGCTTGTGTTCAAcggaggggcaattgaatgcaagcttacATTTCTAGCCAGTCTCTGGGTAACAGGGTagacgtgttatgctcgacctgCTCAGTTTTCTACCAGAAAGGACCTAAAacagaaccagctcacctgatttgactgtttcttttgaaaataaatagtttgaccatattaaaacgagagttccgATAACAGGGTGACCTTAAAATTAGGGACAGACGTAAATTAATCACTATCCTGTGATATATACACACAACTTTAGGTCATAATTACCATTTTATAAAGCAAGAATCTCAAATCAATTGTATTTTGCACATCTGAACCAATAAAGACCTGATTGTTTCACAGCTCATTAATGACATTGCAAACCAAAAAAAGTATTACGGTAAGGCTTGATTTATGATTGTTTAttgaaaaacatgtatttttattccCATAGTTAAATGAGAGCAGTACAGTGGTTTCCCATGTTCAACTGGTAGTAGAAACACATTCTACTAACGAGGGAGGTAGTCTATACCAAGGGGCCACAGCCTTGGTtaaacactgctacacacacagccccctcTGCCAGACCAGAGGCCTCATATCATACATCATTAAACAGCGTTTTATCTGGTTATTGAATGTTAAATAAAACACAAAAGTTCTCATTTAGACAAGGCCATCAATCAACACCTGTCTCAGCCCTTCATCATACAGTAGACATGTCAGGATACTGAAGGTCCCCCCCAGGCTGGTTGTATTCTGTAAGAGGCTGAATGAATCAAGTAACAGTTTCAACACAAAGGGGGTCTTCTCTGTTCAAGCCCAACGGTCAGGAGGTAAACTTGATTACATCTACCCATGCAGGGAAGGAGCAGAGTACAGGCTTAGACAAGATAAACATAAAACAAACAGCCCTAATATTAGCAGGagggggggaaagggagagatgggaggagggagggcgagagtgTTATTGCACTACATCTGCTGGGTAGAGTTTCCGTTCCAAGTGTTATTTTCATCCTCACTGTCCTGGTGATTCCGTAGCCTGTGGATTTTGCCGTCTCGTTTGAAGTCTACTGGTTGCTTCTCCAGTGTGCGTTTGCGAAGGGTTTCTCTGAAGATGTGAAACAAACCAATTAGGCTTTAGAACACCCAATCTTACACAACCACACTATTCAATCAAACCCCGAGATTCATTCTCAGAATTCTTTGCCCTCTGGCTACAACAACAAAGCATGTTTGTGTTATGACCTCTGATAATGATTACCCTGGACGAGTCTAACCATTCCATTACAATGTAATTGTACATTGTAGCAATCGGGCAAAGTCTTGTCACCTGAACTCCTAACCATAATGTACCATCACAACAATCTCAGCTACTCCTAAACATAAGAGTGTACATCGAAGAGCCTGCTGGATGGGGCCTCACCTCTTCGGTTCAGCAGATGAGGAGGAACCAGAGCCTGAGTTAGTGTTGGGCTGCTGGGCTGGGCCTCTGGGGCCTGCTGCTCCGGGGGTGGGGGGGCTGGTGAAGAGGAAGCCGCTCAGGAACCTCCACACAGCCAGCAGGGGGTAGAGGATGGTACCCAACACAGCCCAGATACCCCCTCCAGAGGACGACTGCACCACCGTGTTATTGGGCCGTCCTGTTTGCTGGAAGCGGTTAGGAAGGATATAAAACACATTATACTCAGTGTAGTcattttaacagggaaaacaaGCAAAAAGTCCCTAAAACAAACATGGGAAACTAGACCAATGTACACAAAGAAACCTAAACCTTACATAAAGTCAACCATACATGCATGGTCGAGGACTACATCTAACTGTGCAGTGATACTATGACACTGTCTTGTTGTGAATTCACAAATGACAAAGTGGAAAATGGGAGATGTATTTGGTTACCAGGCACTCACAGGCAGCAGGACTATGGAGGCACCGGGAGTCAGCTCCAACTCCAGTAGAGTCTTTCCCAGGTCGTCAGCCGTAAACTCCCTGCGAGGGAACATAGTCGCCAGGGAGAAGTTGCCATAccgatttcccacttcctgaaAGGAGAAATACAAACTCTTTTGTGACAGCCGGCATGATGATATTTAATATCATATTCCACCAGAGAGAATGAACATGTTCTTAATATTCACTTGTCTAACTTGAGTTGGGACAAGTCTTACATTGACAGCAAACTGCCGAGCCTCATTCAGTCTGGCCTCTGAGGAGAACTGCCTGGTGAAGAAAGAACCATCTGGGAGACGGAACTGTATTCTTGCTATGGCGCTGGAGGAAAATAACAcagtttttaaaatgttattctaTAATTAAATTAGTGGTGACATACAACATAGAACTTCttgggtgtaaaaaaaaaattactgTTTAAAGTGAATCTACATTTTCTCCTGTGACTAAAGTAGCTTTATACCTCCTCTCCCTGTGTGCGATCTCCTTCTTGGCCTCTGCCTCTGCTTGTCTGGCCTGCAGTGCTGCCAGCCGGGCTGCCTCCACCTCCTCCTGGTTACTGGCATAGCGGGCAGCTCTGTCAGCACGGTCCTGTGGGGACAAACTTGCATCAGCCAGCCACTATACTCATTCCACAccaccacaacaaacaatgtCTATTTCATCACCAAACCCTGCAGTGTTCACTCAGGCCACTAGAGGGAGTTATTAATGAGTGAAAGTTTAATCAGAGAGGCCCAACAAGGGATTATTATTTTAGTTCAAAGTCTGGTGGGTTTTGAAGCTGAGGGGTGAGAGTTTGATGCATTTGTTTACCAGGGCGATCTGTGCTTTGACACGCTCCCTGGCAGCCTTCTCCTCTGccttctctctgctcctctcatcCATAATGCGCTTGGTCTTCTCATCCTCGTTCTTCCTCTTGAAGTCCAGCATCTCCTTCCCCatcttccttctctccatctccttctttaTTTCGCCCTGACCATCATCACACAGAAATAGATACAGGCGCACACAAGTATCAATAGGCCATCCATTCTATGTATACACATTTAGATTAGCCAAAATGTGCATTTTATAGTATTAAAAGAGCAGTATGGGCCACCAGCAGAGGTGTCAGTAGAGGAGGTGCCAGTAGGGGACATCAGCAAGGTGTCAGTAGGGTACACCAGCGGAGGTGTCAGTTGGGACACTAGAGGAGGTGTCAGTTGGGGAGGTGTCAGTAGGGGACACCAGCGGAGGTGTCAGTAGGGGGGGGTGTCAGTAGGGGACACCAGCGAGGTGTCAGTATTCTTTACCTCCTCATCTTTCTTTTTCTGATCCCGTCTCTCCTCCAGTTTCTTTGTTAACCTACAGAAAGGAAGGTTTCAAAAGataaagcatatttcaaccctccatccctgcTCCTCTGTTGTGTGTCCTTCCTACCTCTCCACCTTAGCATCAAGGCCCCTGTCAGGCTGAGAGCTGGTTGATGCGTCGTCTGACAATGCGCTCCTGTCTTTCCCGGGGGTGACGACCACTGAGGCTGATGCTCCACCTTCCTCTGCTGCCCTGGACAGGGATTCTGAGCAGAACCACAAGTGGATTACAGAAATCATTATCAGTgcgtgtttctcaatatgcatacaaCCGTGCTCGATGCGCGGCGTGCATTCCTCGACACCGTTCTTTTGAGTATGGTTCTTGTGAGGACGAGTGTGGAGAATATTTTTTACATGGTTGTTTCAGATTTAAGTGCATAGTTTCAGTTGAAGCTTGCATTGATGCATACTTCAAAATATGTACAAACGGAGTACGCATTCAAGAAGTGCCCTCCGTGCTCCGTTTTGCATACTTTGATTTGAATCCATACTCCAACACTCCCGTGCTTGGAGCACGTCAGCATACATTTTGAGAAACACCAAGTGTATCAATTAACAGCAATCATGTCAGTGTCTCTATTTAAGTCTACACATTGTTGTTCATATCAACAGGACACTATATACAAAGGTAtggggacaccccttcaaatgagtggattcggctatttcagccacacctgatgctgacaggtgtataaaatcgagcacacagccatgccatctccatagacaaacgttggcagtagaatggtcttactgaagagctcagtgactttcaacatggcactgtcataggaggcctccttccaacaagtcagttcatcaaatctctgccctgctagagctgccccggtcaactctaAGTGGTGTTATTATGAAGTAgaaacggctcagccgcgaagtggtaggccacacaagctcacagaactggaccgccgagtgctgaaacgcATAGCatataaaaatcatctgtcctcggttgcaacactcactaccaagttccaaactgcccctggaagcaacgtcagcacaagtcttcgtcaggagcttcatgaaatgggtttccatggccgagcacaagcctaagatcatcatgtgCAATGCCGAGCctcggctagagtggtgtaaatcacgccgccattggactctggagcagtgaaaacgcactctctggattgatgaatcacgtttcagcatctggcagtccgacagaagaatctgggtttggcagatgtcaggagaacgctacctgccccaatgcatagtgccaactgtaaagtttggtggaggaggaataatggtctggggctgtttttcatggttcgggctaggccccttagttccagtgaaggggaatcttaatgctacagcatacaattaaattccagacgattctgtgcttccaactttttggcaagagtttggggaaggccctttcctgtttcagcatgacaatgtcccctgcacaaagcgaggtccatacagcaatggtttgtcaagatccgtgtggaagaacttgactggcctgcacagaggcctgacctcaaccccatcaaacaccttcggTATGAATTGttacgccgactgcgagccaggcttaatcgcccaacaccagtgcccgacctcacgaatactcgtggctgaatggaagcaagtccctgcagcaatgttccatcatatagtggaagagtgaaggctgttataggaGCAAAGGGGGggcccaactccatattaatgcccatgattttggaatgagatgttcgacgagcagctgtccacataaTTTTAGTCATGTAGCGTATCTAGTAACACACACAGAATCACATTTCTGTATAGCGCAACTGCTCGTATTTTGTTGCATTGTTATGCAGCAAAACGACAGTGGTGAACCATAATTAATCAGCATCGTCCACGGTGGTctgagacacaaacacacctttAGATGTGGATGGCGCTGCAGGTGGTGCGTGGCTGGGCTGGAGCTCCAGTGGGGGTGAGGGGGGCTGTGCTGGGGCTGGCTCTGAGGCTACCCTGGCTGGTGGGCAAGCCTCCACGGGAGTCCCTGCTTCCGCTCCCTCGCCTGCCATCTGCTGGGCGTGCATCTGTAAGGCACAAGAGATGCATGTTCAGTGTGACACCCTCAGTGCTCTTGGAAACAATTTACTGTTATTATTTGTCTTTTCtatttaacttgttatggctgcagggggcgtattgaaaaactggaaaatgtgcaaattttcaaacggcctcttaatcaatttttgctcttacaatatgcatattgttattactattggatagaaaacagtctctagtttctaaaactgttttaattatttctctaagtggaacagaactatttttacagtccatttcctatccggaagtgagatttccaaaatcgatgtcgctcttcgagcccttgtctataaaagggcatgtcacttaggactgtagaaacacgtcatacgccttcctctgggtgtcatgcggaagtgagagttgaaatcagttgattatctcgtcctgtatTTGAACACAGCCTCTTTGAGTGAGTAttgcgcagtttatttttctttctgggcgcgaagtagcacctggactcggctcctggaaaacactctgtaaaggtgaatatgatctctggcttagattttatttgatacatgtcacaatatcatcctaaagtatgttatttcaatatagtttaattatattattgaaatgttttctggactttagacgtgatgcgacgcaataattttttcaagatggagaggttagcgtcgcactgccagtgtgcttgctaattcaagagggaaattgttcgttctggatcgaaataaagacgtttctgaacaaaggaccccttggagaacattctgatggaagatccacaaagataaggacccaatttgggatgctttttcatatatctgtcgaactgtgctaacgctaccgtttgactagaatcaatgttgctgtgtgctagctattgtagtaagctaatataacgatatattgtgttttcgctgtaaaacacttcaacaatcggaaatattgtctgtattcacaagatatttgtctttcattagctatccaccatatatttgtctgaaatgttttatgatgagtaattaggtagttgacgttggtgtctattttctctggctactcccgtgcgatttctgactgtagctatgatggtagcagtaatgtaaaactgatttatagctaaaatatgcaatttttttgaacaaaacatagatttattgtgtaacatgttataggactgtcatgaggtagttttttctaggttatttaggttggttctaggttagttaggttggcttgtgcatgctacttgcatcctacttgtgctgtgaaaaatgtctgtcctcttttttatttggtggtgagctaacataaatatatgtggtgttttctctgtaaaacatttaaaaaatcggacatgttggctggattgagaagatgtttatctttcaaatgctgtattggacttgttaatgtgtgaaagttaaatatttaaaaaaaaatagattttgaatttcgcatttgagctggatgttgtcataggtgtaccggtgtcgggctgcagccataacaggttttaagtcTTACCTGTTTGACTTTGTCGATTCTTTTCATGAGTTCCTCTGCAGAGACACTCCCAGCAACAACTTCCAGGGGGATTCCATTCTCTCCGATAAAGAAACTGGACGGGATGCACACCACCGGGTCTTCAAGGGGAAGTTAAGGGCAAacaaacataataataataacaataataaaagGGATTGGACTTGATTGCATAGTCTAGAATATGTCTGAAAGAATATGGTTGGTGAATAATCACAGGTATTAGAAGAGATGCAACATCTTCTACACAAAATAATGACTCAGGGATGAGAAACACAACAGTCCAAATATAGGGGTAATAAAAACCCTTTGGAGAAGGATACAGATTTGAGAGAACTGAGAGCATGTCTcgctagaagaaaaaaaaattaaacataaGACATAACATTTATGTTAGTATTACAAACGTCATTTGAAAATAATGTAAGGAATCAGTGTGTATCATATCCACACAAGTGTAGGATTGCATTATAGGCTACCTCTTGGCATCCACCTTGATTGCGACACAGCAGTTATGGGAGACCTCGGCCACTCTGTCGTCCTCCCAACTGGACATCATTTGTGCTGACACCTCATCGTCGCCTGGTAGAAGACAATAGTGTCAGAAGTGGTTTTAATTCGCATCACACGCACTGCCCACAAGACAAGTATGTTGGTGATGACAGTCGCTGGTTCTACTGAAATTAGGCAAGGAACGAACGGTGAATAATGACGAGCCAAACGCTATCTATGTTTCTGTTGTATGTAAACAAACGGGTCAGCAAGCTAGCCAGACAGTTTGGTTGTCATTAGCGGCTAGAACTAACCAGTTAACTAAACTAACAATTAACTAACTAGCTAAATCGTATTATTTAACGTTAGCTGATATTTGACAGCTGTCATTCCTTTCCGTTTCGACCCGTTGGCTAACGTTACGTCATGTTGTTGATATTCATAGCTAGTTTACTGACAATGACAGAGCTCGTTTGGTCTCAGTTTTCTAGCTACATTAGCGAATCATTCAACTCAACTGGTTTGCTAGCAAATCTGCGCTAGCAAGCTACCGCAATCTACAAAACAATACCTGTTATTACGACGGCGAAGATGGAGCTCTGTTCTTTGGCGGAGATGATGGCTGCTGGAATAGAGCCTTCAAACCAAAGCATTTTAATAAAATGCGTTGGCTTTTTCTGTTTTGTAATGCTGTCCAGTCGTTTCTATTCTGAAAGTAATAGAAACTGTGCTAGAACGTTCAATCTCATCGCTGAACTAAATTAGCATGGGTGTAGTAGTCCATACGCACGAACGCTTGCTTATGGGATTTGTAGTCCACAATTATGTCAACCGATTAACAGCAGATAGCGCTGTGGTATTGATTAAATATTTGTTGCAGATAACTAGAAAGAGTTGTGAATGTGATTAACGAGACCCTCTGAAAAACCAACGGGTGTGGTAGCTAAGAAAGCATAATAAATATATGTGATGAGTTATGAGAACTAGAACATTGCATTTGATTAACGTGCTAATAGATCGGCCTCCACTACATTACTTTGTAATGCCAAATTAAAATATAATCTGTAGCCTCAAGGGTTGAATAACATTGTACTATTTGTATTCTAGCCCTTTATGGAAGTATTTTTATTTCACAAGGCAAATAGCCACGTCTATTTTAGCATGTCAAACATCCCAGTGCTTTTTATATAGATTATTTCCCCTCACTCTAATAGTACTCCTAACTAGAGCCCCGATAGCGATACAATGCAGTCTGAAAGTATTTAGACTCCTCAACTTTTTCTATTTATTCACGTTACAGCCCTATTttaaaatcctcaatctacacaaaataccccatcatgacaacaCGAAAACAGTTTTtgtagagcggccagacggaagtcactcctcagtaaaaggcacgacagccggCTTGGagtgactcagaccatgagaaacaagattctctggtctgatgaaaccaagattgaactctttggcctgaatgccaagcgtcacgtctggaggaaacctggcaccatccctagggtgaagcatggtgctggcagcatTATGctctgggaatgtttttcagcggcaggaactgggagactagtcatgatcgaCAGAAAGATGAAAGagagcaaagtacagggagatccttgatgaaaacctgttccagagtgctcaggacctcagactggggcgaaggttcaccttccaacaggacaacgaccctaagtacacagccaagacaatacaggagtggatgcaggacaagtctctgaatgtccttgagtggcccaggcagagcctggacttgaacccaatcgaacatctctgtagagacctgaacatagctctgcagtgaagaatgggagaaaatccccaaatacaggtgtgccaagtttgtagcgtcatagcataaaagatttgaggctgtaatctctgcctaaagtgcttcaacaaagtaatgagtaaagagtctgaatatgtaaatgtgatattacagttgaagtcggaagtttacatacacttagattggagtcattaaactcgtttttcaaccactccacaaatttcttgttaacaaactatagttttggcaagtcagttaggacattactttgtgcatgacacaagtatttattctaacaattgtttagacagattatttcacttaatcacaattccaatgggtcagaagtttacatacacttttttttatttcacctttatttaaccaggatggccagttgagaacaagttctcatttacaactgcgacctggccaagataaagcaaagcagtgcaacaaaaaacagcacagagttacccataggataaacaaaagtacagtcaataacacaatagagaaatctatatacagtgtgtgcaaatggagtaaggaggggaggcaataaataggccatagtagcgaagcaATTACAAATTAGAaaattaacactgaagtgatagatgtgccgatgatgatgtgcaagtcgaaatactggtgtgcaaaaaagtaaataaaaacaatatggggatatggtaggtagttgggtgggctatttacagatgggctgtgtacagctgcagcgatcagtaagctgctcagatagctgatgcttaaagttagtgagggagatataagtctccaacttcagcgatttttgcaatttgttccagtcattggcagcagagaactggaaggaaaggcggccaaagtgggtgttggctttggggatgactagtgagatatacctgctggagcgcgtgctacgagtgggtgttgttatggtgaccagtgagctgagataaggcggagctttacctagcaaagacttatagatgacctggacgagta encodes the following:
- the LOC139539025 gene encoding UBX domain-containing protein 4-like isoform X2 translates to MLWFEGSIPAAIISAKEQSSIFAVVITGDDEVSAQMMSSWEDDRVAEVSHNCCVAIKVDAKSETCSQFSQIYPVVCIPSSFFIGENGIPLEVVAGSVSAEELMKRIDKVKQMHAQQMAGEGAEAGTPVEACPPARVASEPAPAQPPSPPLELQPSHAPPAAPSTSKESLSRAAEEGGASASVVVTPGKDRSALSDDASTSSQPDRGLDAKVERLTKKLEERRDQKKKDEEKEMERRKMGKEMLDFKRKNEDEKTKRIMDERSREKAEEKAARERVKAQIALDRADRAARYASNQEEVEAARLAALQARQAEAEAKKEIAHRERSAIARIQFRLPDGSFFTRQFSSEARLNEARQFAVNEVGNRYGNFSLATMFPRREFTADDLGKTLLELELTPGASIVLLPQTGRPNNTVVQSSSGGGIWAVLGTILYPLLAVWRFLSGFLFTSPPTPGAAGPRGPAQQPNTNSGSGSSSSAEPKRETLRKRTLEKQPVDFKRDGKIHRLRNHQDSEDENNTWNGNSTQQM
- the LOC139539025 gene encoding UBX domain-containing protein 4-like isoform X1, with amino-acid sequence MLWFEGSIPAAIISAKEQSSIFAVVITGDDEVSAQMMSSWEDDRVAEVSHNCCVAIKVDAKSETCSQFSQIYPVVCIPSSFFIGENGIPLEVVAGSVSAEELMKRIDKVKQMHAQQMAGEGAEAGTPVEACPPARVASEPAPAQPPSPPLELQPSHAPPAAPSTSKESLSRAAEEGGASASVVVTPGKDRSALSDDASTSSQPDRGLDAKVERLTKKLEERRDQKKKDEEGEIKKEMERRKMGKEMLDFKRKNEDEKTKRIMDERSREKAEEKAARERVKAQIALDRADRAARYASNQEEVEAARLAALQARQAEAEAKKEIAHRERSAIARIQFRLPDGSFFTRQFSSEARLNEARQFAVNEVGNRYGNFSLATMFPRREFTADDLGKTLLELELTPGASIVLLPQTGRPNNTVVQSSSGGGIWAVLGTILYPLLAVWRFLSGFLFTSPPTPGAAGPRGPAQQPNTNSGSGSSSSAEPKRETLRKRTLEKQPVDFKRDGKIHRLRNHQDSEDENNTWNGNSTQQM